The DNA region TCGTAATTTGTGTTCTCGAGGTCGATCCCGAACACGACCGCCGCGGCATAGGATCACGTCTCGTGCGATTCGCCGAAGGCATCGCGCGGATCCATGGTTGCACCCGCGTTGATGTCGAGCCCGACCTCGAGGGTTGGGGTGAGGGGCGGTGTTGGCTCGGCCTGGGCTACGATGATCCGGACGCGGGCCTTCAGAAGGTTCTCGGGCCATCCGGGCAATGATGAGCTCGTGAGCGGTGCGGATCTCATGAATTTCGCGGTAAGAGGTGGGCGAAGGAGGAGATGAGTGGAGATCTCGATTGACCGAAAGAGCGGCGAACCGATCTTTCGACAGATCGTTCGGGAAATCCAGGAGCTCATCCTCTCCGAGTCGCTTCCGGAAGGTTTCCTGCTGCCACCCGAACGCAGACTTGCGGCTGCGCTCGGAGTGAATCGGAGCACGATTCTGAATGCTTACCGAGAGCTCAAGGCGCTTGGCCTGGTGGATGCACACGTAGGTCGAGGGACGGCCGTTCTCGGTGCACCGGCGCGGATCCCAAACGCCGCGGGTGTGCCCTGGCGCCAGCTCTTCCGCGAAAGCGTGGCACGGTCCCATGACCCGATCATTGCCGACCTCCTGGCCCTGTCTGAACGTCAAGACGTCATCTCGTTTTCAATCGGGTTGCCGGCACCGGAGCTGTTGCCGCTCCAGATATTTGCCGAGTACACCGCCGAGCTGATACGGGAGATCGGCGCTCCGCTGGTGCTCCACTGTCCGACCGAGGGACACACACCGCTGCGCGAGACCCTCGCCCAATGGGTGGCAACACGCGGCATCCGGGCACGGGCCACCGATGTGTTGGTGGTGTCCGGGTCACAGCAGGGTCTGGATCTGGTGGCGAGGGTGTTCATCGACCCTGGCGATGTCGTGATTGTCGAAGAGCCCACCTACATTGGCGCCCTCCAGTCCTTCCGAGTGGCTGGTGCGAAGATCATCGGCATTCCCGTCGACGAGGACGGGATGCGGACCGATATCCTCGCCTCGATTCTCGAGCGTGAGCGCCCCAAGCTCATATACTCCCTGCCCACCTACCAGAACCCGTCCGGAGCTGTCATGAGCGTCGAGCGGCGCCGCCAGCTGCTCGAGCTCGCGGCGAGATGGCATGTGCCAATTCTCGAAGACGATCCATATTCGGAGCTGCGTTACGAAGGGGAGCCGCTGCCGTCGCTCAAGGCACTCGACGAGCACGACCTCGTGCTCTATCAGAGCACCTTCTCGAAGGTGTTATTCCCCGGCCTCCGGATCGGATACCTGGTTGTGCCGCCGGTGGTTCTCCACCAGCTGGCCCTGGCCAAGCAGGGAGTGGACCTGCATGCGAACAGCTTCTCCCAGTTCCTGCTGGAACGCTTTGTGCGCGACGGCCACTTCTCGACCCATATCGAGAAGATAAAGCCAGCCTACCGAAGGCGCCGGGACCGGATGGCGGTGGCTCTCACGAAGGACCCATCGATTGGTCTCGAGTTCTCTATGCCGAGGGGCGGCTTCTATATCTGGTGTTGTCTGCCAGACGGAGTGGAACATTCCGCACTGCTGGCCAACGCTGCCGCACGCGGTGTCGTTTTCCTGCCCGGGCGCGCCTGTTACCCGACCGAACCGACGGAGAACTGCCTCCGCCTCAACTTCTCGCACGCATCGGAAGACGAAATTGAAAAGGGCATCGAGCGGTTCCTCGAAGCCGTACGTGAAGCCAGGGTATGGGGGCGGATCAAAGAGTCGAATGGGGCCGCTACAGCGCCGGTCGTCTGAAAACTGGAGGGATGCATGAAACCACACCGTCTTCGATTTTCCTCCCGCATGCGGGACATGCGGGCGTCCGACATCCGGGAAATTCTCAAGGTCACGCAACAGCCCGATATCATCTCCTTTGCCGGCGGGCTGCCCGCCTCGGAGCTCCTGCCC from Acidobacteriota bacterium includes:
- a CDS encoding GNAT family N-acetyltransferase; the protein is MMKIRHADLHALERHSSGKRGPWLDAACARLRDMPGQPASRILVAEEDGQVRAVLGMRLFWVGEGRAVRVVICVLEVDPEHDRRGIGSRLVRFAEGIARIHGCTRVDVEPDLEGWGEGRCWLGLGYDDPDAGLQKVLGPSGQ
- a CDS encoding PLP-dependent aminotransferase family protein, with the translated sequence MEISIDRKSGEPIFRQIVREIQELILSESLPEGFLLPPERRLAAALGVNRSTILNAYRELKALGLVDAHVGRGTAVLGAPARIPNAAGVPWRQLFRESVARSHDPIIADLLALSERQDVISFSIGLPAPELLPLQIFAEYTAELIREIGAPLVLHCPTEGHTPLRETLAQWVATRGIRARATDVLVVSGSQQGLDLVARVFIDPGDVVIVEEPTYIGALQSFRVAGAKIIGIPVDEDGMRTDILASILERERPKLIYSLPTYQNPSGAVMSVERRRQLLELAARWHVPILEDDPYSELRYEGEPLPSLKALDEHDLVLYQSTFSKVLFPGLRIGYLVVPPVVLHQLALAKQGVDLHANSFSQFLLERFVRDGHFSTHIEKIKPAYRRRRDRMAVALTKDPSIGLEFSMPRGGFYIWCCLPDGVEHSALLANAAARGVVFLPGRACYPTEPTENCLRLNFSHASEDEIEKGIERFLEAVREARVWGRIKESNGAATAPVV